In Ipomoea triloba cultivar NCNSP0323 chromosome 7, ASM357664v1, a single genomic region encodes these proteins:
- the LOC116024630 gene encoding perakine reductase-like: MAAAFMPRVKLGSQGLQVSKLGYGCMGLTGVYNNPVSEEEGIAVIKEAFSKGVTFFDTSDFYGADHANEYLVGKALKHLPREKVELATKFGICRIESTEVIVKGTPEYVRSCCEASLKRLQVDYIDLYYVHRIDTTVPIEETMRELKKLVEEGKIKYVGLSEAHPDTIRRAHAVHPITALQQEYSLWTRDIEEDIIPLCRELGIGVVSYSPVGRGLFGGKAVVESLPASSFLGSQPRYSGENIEKNKGIYYRVEELAKKHGCTPAQLAIAWVLNQGDDFVPIPGTTKMKNLQDNIDSVKVKLTKEELKEISNAVPISEVAGQRMGGVFDKTLYKYAITPPLK, encoded by the exons ATGGCGGCTGCTTTTATGCCTAGAGTGAAGCTTGGGAGCCAAGGACTCCAG GTGTCAAAATTGGGGTATGGTTGTATGGGGCTAACTGGAGTGTACAACAATCCGGTTTCAGAGGAAGAAGGGATAGCAGTAATAAAGGAGGCTTTTAGTAAAGGTGTTACATTTTTCGATACTTCTGACTTTTATGGAGCAGATCATGCTAATGAGTACCTGGTTGGCAAG GCATTGAAACATTTGCCCAGAGAAAAAGTAGAACTGGCTACAAAGTTCGGTATCTGTAGAATTGAATCTACTGAGGTTATAGTGAAAGGTACTCCTGAGTATGTTCGCTCCTGCTGTGAAGCTAGCCTGAAGCGCCTTCAAGTTGACTACATTGATCTTTACTATGTACATCGTATTGACACAACAGTGCCTATTGAGGAAACT ATGAGAGAACTGAAGAAATTAGTTGAAGAAGGTAAAATAAAGTATGTTGGGCTATCTGAAGCTCACCCAGACACAATAAGGAGGGCACATGCTGTTCATCCTATCACTGCTCTGCAACAGGAGTATTCCCTATGGACTCGTGACATTGAGGAAGACATTATACCTCTTTGCAG GGAACTTGGAATTGGGGTTGTTTCATACAGCCCCGTTGGCCGTGGACTTTTTGGTGGAAAGGCTGTTGTGGAGAGCTTGCCTGCTAGCAGTTTCCTG GGATCACAACCAAGATATAGCGGAGAGAATATTGAAAAGAACAAGGGCATATATTATCGTGTGGAAGAATTGGCCAAGAAACATGGATGCACACCTGCTCAACTTGCTATTGCTTGGGTTCTTAATCAGGGTGATGACTTTGTACCCATTCCCG GAACTACTAAGATGAAAAACCTTCAGGATAACATTGATTCTGTGAAGGTGAAGCTCACTAAAGAAGAACTGAAAGAGATTTCTAATGCAGTGCCAATAAGTGAAGTGGCAGGCCAAAGAATGGGAGGTGTTTTTGACAAGACATTATATAAGTATGCGATTACCCCGCCATTGAAGTAG
- the LOC116024307 gene encoding uncharacterized protein LOC116024307, which produces MRFKTCEHKYILKANNDMVQGGVDCNQLIDLIGRVVSIHQPKDIQVKQNSQRLIDFVIEDCRESRLTVTLWDEHVDSVLPFFNGVLTDPLIVILQLCRARVTDDGEIRISSSYTATRILFNYECPELFAFNDSLPRFLTPIRSISSRSRNTGSGSLETMSNKNITVTSLMDIYDDKKIGEFWVVGEILDIQRDWYFIACANKGCGKKLQEINDQMYCKSCDQQSPDEIIKYKLVIDILDDEQDGQLILWDNVCSPLLGITASELKGKYSEEGCMPNEIEGLIGKTMKFMIVTRDDQFKYRGNVAFTVLGVQADEAISNSFKKGEQGSVIRKLAEEKEFNENFGQGIEPLEVIPSSNSELIILDENTLEENKHGLFIIFKDLEKA; this is translated from the exons ATGAGGTTTAAGACATGCGAGCACAAATACATCCTGAAAGCAAACAATGATATG GTTCAAGGAGGTGTTGATTGTAACCAGTTAATTG ATTTGATTGGTCGTGTCGTTTCCATTCATCAGCCAAAAGATATTCAAGTTAAACAAAATTCccaaaggttgattgattttgttATTGAGGATTGTAG GGAAAGTCGATTGACCGTAACCTTATGGGACGAGCATGTGGATTCCGTTTTGCCCTTTTTTAATGGTGTTTTAACAGACCCATTGATTGTTATACTACAATTATGTAGAGCTAGGGTCACTGATG ATGGTGAGATTAGGATTTCCAGTTCGTATACTGCAACTAGGATTTTGTTCAACTATGAATGCCCCGAGCTTTTTGCTTTCAATGATAG TTTGCCTAGGTTCTTGACTCCAATACGGAGTATAAGCTCAAGATCCAGAAACACGGGATCTGGATCGTTGGAAACTATGTCAAATAAGAATATCACAGTGACTTCTTTAATGGATATTTATGATGATAAGAAG ATTGGAGAATTTTGGGTCGTTGGAGAAATTTTAGATATTCAACGCGATTGGTACTTCATTGCATGTGCGAATAAGGGTTGTGGGAAGAAACTTCAAgaaattaatgatcaaatgtATTGTAAGTCATGTGACCAACAGAGTCCTGACGAAATAATCAAGTATAAATTGGTTATTGATATACTTGATGATGAGCAAGATGGACAACTAATTCTTTGGGATAATGTGTGTTCGCCTCTATTAGGGATCACTGCTAGCGAGTTAAAGGGGAAATATTCTGAG GAGGGTTGTATGCCCAATGAGATTGAGGGATTAATTGGAAAGACCATGAAGTTCATGATAGTTACAAGAGATGATCAATTTAAGTACAGAGGAAATGTTGCTTTTACTGTTTTAGGAGTGCAAGCTGACGAAGCAATAAGCAATTCTTTCAAAAAGGGAGAACAAGGCAGTGTGATTAGGAAGCTTGCTGAGGAAAAAGAATTCAATGAaaattttggacaa GGCATTGAACCACTAGAAGTTATACCTTCGTCTAATTCAGAATTAATCATTCTTGATGAAAACACTCTTGAAGAGAACAAACATGGattgttcatcatcttcaaagacTTGGAAAAAGCCTAA
- the LOC116024309 gene encoding uncharacterized protein LOC116024309, translated as MARSEIQSNPVVEVKMNLIGRRSKDGRTYNLPSANEVAALIVGDLDPSMGDLDILIESRTGQLKRINQLNPAYLPLQYPLLFPYGEDGYREDISFSDAWRQGHHGGRKRISPEEYFSFYIHERVNENHTLLYSRRLFQQYLVDAYTMIESTRLIYIRTHQKALRCEAYQGLSDALTRGELDPTGLSDALTRGELDPTGRGKRIILPSSFTTGRGKRIILPSSFTGGASKRIILPSSFTGGARYMIILPSSFTGGARYMIKNYQDAMAICRQIGYPHLFITFTCNPKWPEIERYVAHHGLKLEDRPDIICGVIYTIEFQKRGLPHAHILLFAKKINRANSATEIDAIISTEIPDPDADTKYHDVVGEFMLHRPCGQLRKNSPCMINGKCSKEMIRVTAEFMSSSTNGRNGDVVDEINMYYDCRYISACEATWRLFGYVIHYRTPLVERLNFHLEHQQNVVYGEDQTLDEIVENQTVKQSQFTAWFEANKKYEDARSLSYAEFPVRCGELYYLRCLLNLIRGPSSHDDIRTVAGVIHKSYRDACYEYRLLDDDKEYIDSITDLSYWASASALRQLFATLLSSSTISRPEVVRDAVWEFLAEDAQFHHRRRMNNLDSDKKQFALVELEKLLSLWGKSLRDFPDMPLLDETNIGFMENMLIAEELAYDKESLKIEHETLAYDKESLKIEHETLVYDKESLKIEHETLVTQLESLKIEHETLVTQLTSLKIEHETLVTQLTDEQKNVYDSVMNDIDCNGGGLFFVYGYGGTGKTFVWRTLSSMVRSRGDIVLNVASSGIASLLLPGGRTAHSRFAIPLSLNEDSTCNISQGSDLAELIIRRKLIIWDEAPMTHKHCFEALDKTMRDLLRFVIPGSAEKTFGGKTVVLGGDFRQILLVIPKATRPIVVGATINSSYLWTNCKVLRLTKNLRLRSLASDEDRQTVDWFSKWIANIGDGITGVVNNGLSEIDIPQRSLSWSLQWYAPHCHKIDRSYCGSKNS; from the exons ATGGCAAGATCCGAGATCCAATCTAACCCAGTTGTTGAGGTTAAGATGAATTTAATTGGCAGGCGGAGCAAAGATGGAAGGACATATAATTTACCAAGCGCTAATGAGGTAGCTGCACTTATTGTTGGGGATCTGGACCCATCAATGGGTGATCTAGACATATTGATAGAGAGCAGGACTGGGCAGTTGAAGAgaataaaccaattaaacccTGCGTATCTGCCGCTACAGTACCCTTTGTTGTTCCCATACGGTGAAGATGGTTACCGTGAAGATATTTCATTCTCTGATGCATGGCGCCAAGGACATCATGGTGGTAGGAAAAGAATTAGTCCTGAAGAGTATTTTTCATTCTATATACATGAGAGAGTAAATGAAAACCATACATTATTGTATTCTAGGAGGTTATTTCAACAATACTTGGTTGATGCATATACAATGATTGAATCTACACGATTGATCTACATTAGAACTCATCAGAAGGCTTTGCGTTGTGAAGCTTATCAAGGATTGAGCGATGCATTAACAAGGGGAGAATTAGACCCTACAGGATTGAGCGATGCATTAACAAGGGGAGAATTAGACCCTACCGGTCGGGGTAAAAGAATTATACTACCATCATCATTCACAACCGGTCGGGGTAAAAGAATTATACTACCATCATCATTCACAGGTGGAGCCAGTAAAAGAATTATACTACCATCATCATTCACAGGTGGAGCCAGGTATATGATTATACTACCATCATCATTCACAGGTGGAGCCAGGTATATGATTAAGAACTATCAAGATGCAATGGCAATATGCAGACAAATCGGTTATCCACATTTGTTCATAACATTCACTTGTAACCCGAAGTGGCCTGAGATTGAGCGGTATGTTGCCCATCATGGCCTTAAATTAGAGGATAGACCCGATATTATATGTGGAG ttaTCTACACTATTGAATTCCAAAAGAGAGGACTTCCCCACGCACACATATTGCTATTTGCCAAAAAAATAAACAGGGCGAATTCCGCAACCGAGATTGATGCTATTATTTCAACTGAAATTCCTGACCCAGATGCTGACACTAAGTACCATGACGTAGTCGGCGAATTCATGTTGCACAGACCGTGCGGACAACTTCGGAAGAATTCGCCCTGTATGATAAATGGTAAATGTTCAaa GGAAATGATAAGGGTCACGGCAGAGTTCATGAGTAGTTCTACAAATGGACGAAATGGTGATGTGGTTGATGAAATTAACATGTACTATGATTGTCGGTACATATCAGCATGTGAAGCAACGTGGAGGCTTTTTGGGTATGTGATACATTATCGGACGCCACTTGTGGAAAGGTTAAATTTTCACTTAGAGCACCAACAGAATGTTGTCTATGGTGAAGATCAGACACTCGATGAGATTGTGGAGAACCAAACAGTTAAGCAGAGCCAATTCACAGCTTGGTTTGAGGCAAATAAGAAATACGAAGATGCACGTTCTCTCAGTTATGCAGAGTTCCCAGTAA GATGTGGAGAATTATACTATCTAAGATGCCTCTTAAATCTAATACGTGGACCTTCAAGCCACGATGATATACGCACTGTTGCTGGAGTCATTCACAAATCATATAGAGATGCGTGTTATGAATATAgattattagatgatgacaaggaATACATCGACAGCATAACTGATTTGAGTTACTGGGCATCCGCGTCTGCTTTAAGACAATTGTTTGCTACGCTTCTGAGTTCAAGTACAATCAGTAGGCCAGAGGTCGTACGGGATGCTGTTTGGGAATTTCTTGCAGAAGATGCACAGTTTCATCATCGACGTCGCATGAACAATCTAG ATTCCGATAAGAAACAGTTTGCTCTTGTGGAGTTGGAGAAATTGTTATCTTTGTGGGGGAAGAGTCTGAGAGACTTTCCAGATATGCCTCTTCTAGATGAAACCAACATCGGGTTTATGGAAAACATGTTGATAGCTGAAGAGTTGGCGTATGATAAGGAATCGTTGAAGATAGAGCATGAAACATTGGCGTATGATAAGGAATCGTTGAAGATAGAGCATGAAACATTAGTATATGATAAGGAATCGTTGAAGATAGAGCATGAAACATTAGTAACACAATTGGAATCGTTGAAGATAGAGCATGAAACATTAGTAACACAATTGACATCGTTGAAGATAGAGCATGAAACATTAGTAACACAATTGACAGATGAGCAAAAGAATGTTTACGACTCTgtgatgaatgatattgattGTAATGGAGGTGGACTCttctttgtgtatggttatGGAGGAACAGGCAAGACATTCGTGTGGAGGACGTTATCCTCAATGGTAAGGAGCCGCGGAGatattgttctaaatgttgcTTCAAGTGGAATAGCATCTTTATTATTACCGGGAGGAAGGACAGCACATTCTAGATTTGCTATACCACTCTCATTGAATGAAGATTCCACGTGTAATATATCGCAAGGTAGTGACCTTGCTGAGCTTATAATTAGGagaaaattgataatatgggacGAAGCACCAATGACTCACAAACactgttttgaggctttggacaaaaccatgagggATCTATTGAGGTTTGTCATACCgggtagtgctgaaaagacATTTGGTGGAAAGACAGTAGTTTTGGGCGGTGATTTTAGACAAATTCTTCTAGTTATTCCCAAAGCAACGAGACCGATAGTTGTCGGAgcaactattaattcttcatacctctggacaaattgcaaggtattGAGGCTCACGaagaacttgagactacggAGCTTAGCTTCAGATGAAGATAGGCAGAcggttgattggttttcaaaatggattgcaaaCATAGGAGATGGGATAACAGGGGTTGTAAACAATGGTTTGTCTGAGATCGATATTCCGCAAAG atcactctcttggtctttgcaaTGGTACGCGCCTCATTGtcacaagattgacagatcaTATTGTGGAAGCAAAAATAGTTAA